A window of the Nitrospirota bacterium genome harbors these coding sequences:
- a CDS encoding XRE family transcriptional regulator: protein MKKRVSTCNIFRDLGFKAEEAENLKLRAMLMVELEKHIREKRLTQKRAAERLGVTQPRISDLMRGKINLFSLDTVITMLTQAGLKVDVKVSRPAA, encoded by the coding sequence ATGAAAAAGCGAGTATCCACGTGCAATATCTTTCGGGATCTAGGATTCAAGGCGGAAGAAGCGGAAAACCTCAAACTCCGAGCCATGCTCATGGTTGAGCTTGAGAAACATATCCGAGAGAAACGCCTGACACAAAAACGGGCCGCCGAACGCCTCGGCGTTACTCAGCCTCGAATCAGCGACCTTATGCGCGGGAAGATCAATCTCTTCAGCTTGGACACCGTCATCACCATGCTGACCCAGGCCGGCCTGAAAGTTGATGTCAAGGTCAGCCGACCCGCTGCCTGA